One stretch of Roseivirga sp. BDSF3-8 DNA includes these proteins:
- a CDS encoding FAD-dependent monooxygenase, whose protein sequence is MTMVHTHYKVVIAGGGPAGAALAIHLLQAGIGPVLIAEAEEYTARRAGESIPSAATPLLAKLGIPVADMLTHHHPSQGIQACWGSDTPAHRTYTTPGWHLSRPAFDSQLARAAGKQGATLLQNTRVFGAKSEMGVWQLCLHGEHARICTADFVVDATGRKAYLAEAQGATRRVDHHLLGYYAWLPADTQSPVTLIEAVENGWWYMAALPGQKAAVAFMTHPETGRRLEVQKPEDWYDLLLQTTTIKKHLLSHSRPEKISVHAAHSQELDKKAGFSDSLNGWLACGDAASAYDPLSGQGITKALETSAWACHAIRDYFSGRYEGLETYNYLLKGTYRNYHTLRRQYYREEGRWPHADFWQQVHEYTPSISHLTPLTL, encoded by the coding sequence ATGACTATGGTTCACACCCACTATAAGGTAGTGATAGCCGGAGGCGGCCCCGCAGGGGCTGCCCTGGCTATCCACTTATTGCAGGCAGGTATAGGGCCTGTCCTCATAGCTGAGGCGGAAGAGTACACCGCCCGGCGTGCGGGTGAGAGCATCCCCTCTGCAGCTACCCCCCTTCTGGCTAAGCTGGGAATACCGGTAGCGGATATGCTGACACACCATCACCCCTCACAGGGCATACAGGCCTGCTGGGGCAGTGACACACCGGCCCACAGAACATACACTACCCCCGGATGGCACCTCTCACGCCCCGCCTTCGACAGCCAACTTGCCCGGGCTGCCGGCAAACAAGGCGCTACCCTGCTGCAAAATACCCGCGTATTCGGTGCAAAAAGTGAAATGGGCGTATGGCAGTTATGCCTGCATGGAGAACACGCCCGTATATGCACTGCAGACTTTGTGGTAGATGCTACCGGCCGAAAGGCCTACCTGGCCGAGGCCCAGGGAGCTACGCGCCGCGTAGACCATCACCTGCTGGGCTACTATGCCTGGTTACCTGCAGATACACAGTCTCCGGTAACACTGATTGAAGCGGTGGAAAACGGATGGTGGTACATGGCTGCCCTGCCTGGCCAAAAAGCCGCCGTGGCCTTCATGACCCACCCGGAGACCGGCAGACGCCTGGAGGTACAAAAGCCAGAAGACTGGTACGATCTTCTGCTACAAACGACGACCATTAAAAAACATCTCCTCTCCCATTCACGCCCGGAAAAAATATCCGTGCATGCCGCTCACTCTCAAGAGCTCGATAAAAAAGCCGGCTTCAGCGACAGCCTGAACGGCTGGCTGGCTTGCGGTGATGCCGCCAGCGCCTATGACCCCCTCTCCGGCCAGGGCATCACAAAAGCGCTGGAAACAAGTGCCTGGGCATGCCATGCCATCCGTGACTACTTCAGCGGACGCTATGAAGGGCTGGAAACATATAACTATCTGCTAAAAGGCACCTACCGAAACTACCATACCCTGCGCAGGCAGTATTACCGCGAAGAAGGCCGCTGGCCTCATGCTGATTTCTGGCAGCAGGTGCACGAATACACACCCTCTATTTCCCACCTTACTCCCCTTACGCTATGA
- a CDS encoding LodA/GoxA family CTQ-dependent oxidase, giving the protein MSMTTYSIHPSIGVARVGDSTDSFYLSPDGGGEVPLECDPQGNPTGEKVNTYKDSQGRIRRQAARFRVMVYDNDNPQGRPLKIGDTIQGIGSKGKLVDIEWTAYPANKKAAWYEFAQLEGEHGYAPDHPLRNAHITDPGKRQALIIDPGPQTINCTGQRRASFAKGENPLYSQTFPPALEPYSIDTLGEMMSNDSQELIFLGGYGRSGSLKSGFGEPSISTYANNDGWFDDTSDGPVYAKLKYYDELDQQYRYLLLEDPAWVITGYPRYAPELMDMITYDEVVYDLMMRYFATDTHIYGTGNWNNPETPETPDELFRWRREIKYYNPDYYPLFYRDIWPILERPFNMQYVTTFIGQSFQPHNTGQGGNFDLSMMGDPSDKAKPMREYIYNVLRQPGEENEFYNRSAPPSNRAFNQALMPMLAGDNPITNTLPSKFLRMTNYQLFILAQWAEGKFINDKEEGVTKEPAAEDAGRKLDRGSLANVLGGAFCPGGEVCWILRNPAIYKAPYRLKASDNFGPSMQNNSVGTTPGVSYNETSLQPAPMNKLSDGLEPGDLTKYSALPWQSDFNECSSQLIDITYEDWNQIYPGSTGDKLLEDMNRTNPTLWWPVHRPMQVTLRKTKADGKGYTYPAPMNWALGIPQNKAGDLKMVTEWSKLGFVVANTDKNGPGFVVTDEEPSNLTQFADHNPLTDTGKAMRQAALSNTPDKSKK; this is encoded by the coding sequence ATGAGTATGACAACATATAGCATACACCCATCCATAGGCGTAGCCCGTGTGGGTGACAGTACAGATTCTTTTTACCTGAGCCCTGACGGCGGGGGTGAGGTGCCCCTGGAATGCGACCCACAGGGCAATCCGACCGGTGAAAAAGTAAATACCTATAAAGACAGTCAGGGGCGCATACGGCGCCAGGCAGCACGCTTTCGGGTAATGGTTTACGATAACGATAACCCCCAAGGCAGGCCCTTAAAGATAGGAGATACCATACAGGGTATCGGCAGCAAAGGCAAACTGGTGGATATAGAATGGACAGCCTACCCGGCCAATAAGAAGGCCGCCTGGTACGAGTTTGCCCAACTGGAAGGTGAGCATGGCTATGCGCCGGATCATCCGCTGCGTAATGCCCACATCACCGACCCCGGCAAGCGCCAGGCACTCATCATTGACCCGGGGCCGCAAACCATAAATTGCACCGGCCAGCGTCGTGCTTCCTTTGCGAAAGGCGAAAACCCGCTCTACAGCCAGACCTTTCCCCCCGCACTGGAGCCCTATAGCATTGACACGCTGGGTGAAATGATGTCCAATGACAGCCAGGAGCTAATCTTCCTCGGTGGCTACGGACGCAGCGGCAGCCTCAAAAGCGGCTTCGGCGAGCCCTCCATATCCACCTACGCGAATAATGACGGCTGGTTTGACGACACCTCCGACGGTCCGGTGTATGCCAAGCTGAAGTACTACGATGAGCTGGACCAGCAATACCGCTACCTGCTGCTCGAAGACCCTGCCTGGGTCATTACGGGCTACCCGCGCTATGCACCTGAACTGATGGACATGATCACCTATGACGAGGTAGTGTATGACCTGATGATGCGCTACTTTGCTACGGACACGCATATTTATGGTACCGGTAACTGGAATAATCCGGAAACGCCTGAGACACCGGATGAACTATTCCGCTGGCGCAGGGAGATCAAATATTATAATCCTGACTACTACCCCCTCTTTTACAGGGACATATGGCCCATACTGGAACGACCCTTCAATATGCAGTATGTGACCACCTTTATCGGGCAGAGCTTCCAGCCCCATAACACCGGGCAGGGAGGTAACTTTGACCTGAGTATGATGGGCGACCCCTCGGATAAGGCAAAGCCGATGCGTGAGTACATCTATAATGTGCTGAGGCAGCCGGGCGAAGAGAATGAGTTTTACAATCGCTCAGCCCCTCCTTCTAACCGCGCCTTTAACCAGGCACTGATGCCCATGCTGGCCGGTGATAATCCCATCACCAACACCCTGCCCAGTAAGTTTCTGCGCATGACCAACTATCAGCTATTCATTCTGGCCCAGTGGGCAGAGGGCAAGTTCATTAATGACAAGGAAGAAGGGGTGACAAAGGAACCGGCCGCAGAAGACGCCGGCCGGAAACTGGACCGTGGTTCACTGGCAAATGTGCTCGGTGGTGCCTTTTGCCCCGGTGGTGAGGTGTGCTGGATCCTACGTAATCCGGCGATATACAAAGCTCCCTACCGCCTGAAAGCCTCGGACAACTTCGGCCCCAGTATGCAGAACAATAGTGTGGGCACCACCCCGGGGGTATCATATAATGAAACCAGTCTGCAACCTGCCCCTATGAACAAACTGAGCGATGGACTGGAGCCGGGCGACCTCACCAAGTACAGTGCCCTCCCCTGGCAGTCGGACTTTAACGAGTGCTCCAGCCAGTTGATCGACATCACATACGAGGACTGGAACCAGATATACCCCGGCAGCACAGGCGACAAGCTGCTGGAAGACATGAACCGCACCAACCCCACGCTGTGGTGGCCTGTGCACCGCCCCATGCAGGTAACGCTGCGCAAAACCAAGGCGGATGGGAAGGGCTACACCTACCCCGCCCCGATGAACTGGGCACTTGGTATTCCTCAAAACAAAGCAGGAGACCTGAAAATGGTCACCGAATGGAGCAAGCTTGGCTTTGTGGTGGCTAATACCGACAAAAATGGCCCTGGCTTCGTCGTTACGGATGAGGAGCCCTCTAACCTCACACAGTTTGCCGACCACAACCCGCTTACGGATACGGGCAAGGCCATGCGGCAGGCGGCACTATCCAATACACCTGATAAATCTAAAAAATAA
- a CDS encoding tyrosinase family protein, with amino-acid sequence MTDQPDTPEKGLSRYARVKHILDDADNGSAAQYNGAGKFWQLPLEAFKQVEVAGVRMIAPAEENAITANAPAPHDYQKLVTARRRPADLRRDVRSTSAGSPTEGSCCGSKKAENPAPAKKESSCCGSTPEAAPAPESHQPGRGDASGLIRGLRGQWPFDNTHYPQLMWGGKTVAESDIRFISQWIDDGCPGDDYAESNKGQENTSDTYKLATGADSIKASNANLNDWQSGQGGLKMRKNAENLTPDELANLRYAFGELMKLNEYPNDKRSYHSWAQIHGDTCQHGWEQFLPWHRAYLYTFEQALQDIHPSVTLPYWDWTYPAYNEGRVQPDEKCGTIPTPYRGMISKSLISQMESQGMPAEYLDNLKKNQGKDFNSSTSLYRGAGLTYSQTDKPANETVYEWRNKLDTALVAENPLYHRLRYPAQFYKSDGTQVMDDELAQFHHHYPRAEDIEQIMQLGRWRDFGGGHVANQSFGVLSMNPHNTGHIWSGGANPDTFTGFTNEPANGDMFNDLFAAYDPIFWGHHSNVDRMWAQWQERHPDVNPSDLSDVMVPFYFTVRDMLDYHKLGYDYVSDAHFFQTSGIRNLQKMNSQQVGVKSSVLKKHQRAEVMIHGLERQVDSLFIYVFLNHPEASPESALKATNGQAHKHLVGSFATFGHGPCIGGEGHCDPRGLLARRPFDFRGRDHNSVSNIRLDATETVKEIAAEMNGAAEKDISVQVVAMTPAGEYYEKGIHMDGVSLRFFD; translated from the coding sequence ATGACAGACCAGCCCGATACCCCTGAAAAGGGCCTTAGCCGGTATGCACGCGTAAAACACATACTGGACGACGCTGATAATGGTAGCGCGGCCCAATACAATGGCGCAGGAAAGTTCTGGCAACTGCCGCTGGAGGCATTCAAGCAGGTAGAAGTAGCCGGAGTACGCATGATCGCACCGGCAGAAGAAAACGCCATTACAGCAAATGCTCCTGCCCCTCATGACTATCAAAAACTGGTAACCGCGCGCCGCCGCCCGGCAGACCTGCGCCGAGACGTACGCAGTACAAGTGCCGGCAGCCCCACTGAGGGCAGTTGCTGTGGCTCCAAAAAAGCGGAGAACCCTGCCCCTGCCAAAAAGGAAAGCAGTTGCTGCGGCTCCACACCTGAGGCCGCTCCTGCCCCCGAATCACACCAGCCTGGCAGAGGAGATGCCTCAGGCCTGATACGTGGCCTGCGAGGGCAGTGGCCCTTTGACAATACCCACTACCCCCAACTGATGTGGGGTGGTAAAACTGTGGCTGAAAGCGACATACGTTTCATCAGCCAGTGGATAGACGATGGCTGCCCCGGGGATGACTATGCCGAAAGCAATAAGGGACAGGAGAACACCTCTGACACTTATAAACTAGCTACCGGGGCCGATTCCATAAAGGCCTCAAATGCGAACCTCAACGACTGGCAGAGCGGACAGGGCGGGCTGAAGATGCGGAAGAACGCCGAAAACCTCACGCCGGATGAGCTGGCGAACCTCCGCTATGCCTTCGGGGAGCTCATGAAGCTGAACGAATACCCGAACGATAAGCGTAGCTACCATAGCTGGGCACAGATACACGGGGACACCTGCCAGCACGGCTGGGAGCAGTTCCTTCCATGGCACCGCGCCTACCTTTATACCTTCGAGCAGGCCCTGCAGGATATCCACCCATCGGTAACCCTCCCCTACTGGGACTGGACCTACCCCGCCTATAATGAGGGGCGCGTGCAGCCGGATGAGAAATGCGGTACTATCCCCACCCCCTACCGGGGCATGATCAGCAAAAGCCTGATAAGCCAGATGGAAAGCCAAGGCATGCCTGCCGAGTACCTGGACAACCTGAAAAAGAACCAGGGCAAAGACTTTAACAGCAGCACCTCCCTTTATCGCGGTGCCGGACTTACCTACAGCCAGACAGATAAACCAGCCAATGAAACCGTATACGAGTGGCGAAATAAGCTAGACACAGCGCTGGTAGCCGAAAACCCTCTCTACCACAGACTTCGCTACCCGGCCCAGTTCTATAAAAGTGATGGCACCCAGGTAATGGATGACGAGCTGGCCCAATTTCACCACCACTACCCCCGTGCGGAGGACATCGAGCAGATCATGCAACTGGGAAGATGGCGCGACTTTGGCGGCGGGCACGTGGCCAACCAGAGTTTCGGCGTGCTGAGCATGAACCCGCACAATACCGGCCACATCTGGAGTGGAGGGGCTAACCCTGACACCTTCACCGGCTTTACGAATGAACCGGCAAACGGGGACATGTTCAACGACCTTTTTGCGGCCTACGACCCCATCTTCTGGGGCCACCACAGTAATGTAGACCGCATGTGGGCGCAGTGGCAGGAGCGCCATCCCGATGTAAACCCCAGCGACCTGAGCGACGTGATGGTACCCTTTTACTTTACCGTAAGAGACATGCTGGATTACCACAAGCTCGGCTATGACTACGTATCCGACGCGCACTTCTTCCAGACCTCCGGCATCCGCAACCTGCAGAAGATGAACAGCCAGCAGGTGGGCGTAAAATCAAGCGTGCTGAAAAAGCATCAGCGGGCAGAGGTGATGATCCACGGACTGGAGCGGCAGGTGGACAGCCTCTTCATTTATGTATTTCTAAACCACCCTGAGGCATCACCCGAGTCGGCATTAAAGGCTACCAACGGGCAGGCGCATAAGCACCTGGTGGGTTCCTTTGCCACCTTCGGCCACGGGCCCTGCATAGGAGGCGAAGGCCACTGCGACCCTCGCGGACTGCTGGCCAGGCGGCCTTTTGACTTCCGGGGCCGGGACCACAACTCCGTGTCTAACATACGACTGGATGCCACCGAAACGGTAAAGGAAATAGCGGCTGAAATGAACGGAGCAGCCGAAAAGGACATCAGCGTGCAGGTAGTAGCCATGACACCCGCCGGTGAATACTATGAGAAAGGAATCCACATGGATGGGGTAAGCCTCCGCTTCTTTGATTAA
- a CDS encoding four helix bundle protein, whose product MKGKSIVEEKAILFALQIIELYKLCKAQKEYVLSKQLLRSGTSIGANISEALAGQSRKDFLAKMSISSKEARESKYWLFLLQKSQLVTYDFTIEMEACDELIRLLTSIVKTTQSELKNGKKF is encoded by the coding sequence ATGAAAGGGAAAAGCATTGTAGAGGAAAAAGCCATACTATTCGCTTTGCAGATCATAGAGCTCTATAAGTTATGCAAAGCGCAGAAGGAGTATGTCCTGTCAAAGCAATTGCTACGTAGTGGCACCTCTATAGGCGCAAATATATCGGAAGCGCTGGCCGGTCAAAGCAGAAAAGACTTTCTGGCTAAAATGTCTATCTCATCTAAAGAAGCCCGTGAATCAAAATACTGGCTCTTTTTACTTCAGAAAAGTCAGCTTGTCACCTATGATTTTACGATTGAAATGGAAGCCTGCGATGAGCTCATCCGCCTGCTCACCTCTATCGTCAAGACCACACAGAGTGAATTGAAAAATGGAAAGAAGTTTTGA
- a CDS encoding efflux RND transporter periplasmic adaptor subunit, whose translation MRLLLIALALALTACGQLGGGHSHEASGGHAHGEEGGHSHESGATASYTVWTDQTELFVEFPALVAGKTSRFAAHLTRLQGHEPVTEGKVTASLIRGRSGIRNTAEGPASPGIFTPALQPKEPGEYTLVFDLQASGFTDRITINEVRVYPTEEAAAEATSHEAEEGGISFSKEQAWKMDFRTAMVVQKPIYEVINTSGTWNTAPSDMHTLVATSTGRVNFSYENLTEGTAVKAGQPLMTLSTEGLTANNLSAEIQKARASLEQAKAEYERKKKLNESKIIPGAELEQAQQKYEVARATYQSLTAGVSGGKKSIFSPFDGYITSITAGNGDFVEEGARLLTVSRQSNSVLEAKVSASAGLSMADIQNIWYQPRQGVWSSLKESSGEVLSVDRKVSSGQANLSVFARVSEAVQMPQGSFTEVQLAIGEASASTVIPSSALLEDYGQYSVIVQTGGETFKRRYVKIGKQNGHETEITEGLNPGEVVVTEGAFQVKMASMAGQAPAHGHAH comes from the coding sequence ATGAGGCTTTTATTAATAGCACTGGCCCTTGCCCTGACTGCCTGCGGGCAGCTGGGTGGCGGCCATAGCCACGAAGCCTCCGGCGGACATGCGCACGGAGAAGAGGGCGGGCATTCTCATGAGAGCGGGGCCACTGCCTCCTACACCGTATGGACAGACCAGACAGAGCTGTTTGTAGAGTTTCCCGCCCTGGTGGCCGGAAAAACCAGCCGCTTTGCTGCCCACCTAACCAGGCTTCAGGGGCATGAGCCTGTAACAGAGGGTAAGGTAACGGCCAGCCTGATCAGGGGACGTAGCGGTATCAGAAACACGGCGGAGGGGCCTGCTTCCCCAGGCATCTTTACCCCTGCCTTGCAGCCAAAGGAGCCTGGTGAGTATACGCTGGTGTTCGATTTACAAGCTTCGGGATTCACTGACAGAATCACTATTAACGAGGTACGGGTGTACCCCACAGAGGAGGCCGCAGCCGAAGCGACAAGCCATGAGGCAGAGGAAGGGGGGATATCTTTTTCAAAAGAACAGGCCTGGAAAATGGACTTCCGGACAGCCATGGTCGTGCAAAAACCTATATATGAGGTAATAAACACCTCAGGCACCTGGAATACAGCCCCTTCAGACATGCATACATTGGTGGCCACCTCTACAGGCAGGGTGAATTTCAGCTATGAAAACCTGACAGAAGGCACCGCCGTGAAAGCCGGGCAGCCTCTGATGACCCTTAGCACGGAGGGCCTTACAGCGAATAACCTTAGCGCAGAAATTCAAAAAGCCCGCGCCTCTCTGGAGCAGGCAAAGGCTGAGTATGAGCGAAAAAAGAAGCTGAACGAGTCAAAGATCATCCCCGGAGCGGAACTGGAGCAGGCTCAGCAAAAGTATGAGGTGGCCAGGGCTACTTATCAGTCTCTGACAGCCGGTGTATCAGGAGGTAAAAAGAGCATCTTCTCCCCTTTCGATGGCTATATCACCTCTATTACTGCCGGCAACGGTGATTTTGTAGAGGAGGGGGCCCGCCTGCTGACGGTGAGCCGCCAGAGCAACAGCGTATTGGAAGCAAAAGTAAGTGCCTCGGCAGGCCTTTCTATGGCAGACATTCAGAATATATGGTATCAGCCACGGCAAGGCGTGTGGTCAAGCCTGAAAGAGAGCAGCGGTGAGGTGTTGTCAGTGGACAGAAAGGTAAGTAGCGGGCAGGCTAACCTTTCAGTATTTGCCCGGGTAAGTGAGGCAGTGCAGATGCCACAGGGCAGCTTTACCGAGGTACAACTTGCCATAGGTGAAGCCAGCGCAAGCACGGTAATACCCTCCTCAGCACTGCTGGAAGACTACGGTCAGTATTCGGTGATCGTCCAGACCGGTGGTGAAACCTTCAAAAGACGCTATGTGAAGATAGGAAAGCAAAATGGCCACGAAACAGAAATCACGGAAGGACTGAATCCGGGCGAAGTGGTGGTTACAGAAGGTGCCTTCCAGGTAAAAATGGCCTCTATGGCCGGACAGGCTCCCGCACATGGCCACGCACACTGA
- a CDS encoding TolC family protein — translation MKKHVVFALCVYLLSARVDGQAGSMTAILQEIEQNNKELTALATYIESRELALKSGNTLPDPRVAAYYLPFGSGAQGNYRELEISQSMEFPTVYGARSNLIKKQAEGLRLDYESRRQAVLLEAAGYCLELVYLNKRLEVETLRHRQAQNIYEQVQELFEQDQVGILDLNKARLAWMQEQFTIEEIESKRQITLRHLARLNGGEPLTLEQAAYDMRLLTAGEKDSLWQTKLAMDPALQQLQKQQAIAEQQLKLTRHQVLPDLTAGYNYQNDSQVSFSGVYAGLSIPLWSSRHTVKAARKDLEYKDNHAEATIIKARAEFDEQFSQLQHKAHKYREYRQTLGELNTEDLLLQAYRLGELSFIAYYQELDFYRQAYDTMLEMEKTLFQLQTDLLKHTL, via the coding sequence ATGAAAAAACACGTGGTGTTCGCCCTGTGCGTATACCTGTTATCTGCCCGAGTAGATGGTCAGGCGGGCAGTATGACAGCTATCCTGCAGGAAATAGAACAGAACAATAAAGAGCTTACAGCCCTGGCTACCTACATCGAAAGCCGTGAGCTGGCGCTGAAGTCAGGCAACACCCTGCCAGACCCGCGGGTGGCTGCCTACTACCTGCCATTCGGCTCCGGTGCCCAAGGAAACTACCGCGAGCTGGAGATTAGCCAGTCCATGGAATTTCCCACGGTATATGGTGCAAGAAGTAATCTCATAAAGAAACAGGCGGAGGGACTGCGCCTTGACTATGAGTCACGCAGGCAGGCCGTCCTCCTGGAGGCCGCCGGGTATTGCCTGGAACTGGTGTACCTTAATAAAAGACTGGAGGTGGAAACGCTACGCCACCGGCAGGCACAGAACATCTATGAGCAGGTGCAGGAGCTGTTTGAACAAGACCAGGTGGGCATACTCGACCTCAACAAGGCCCGGCTGGCCTGGATGCAGGAGCAGTTCACCATAGAAGAAATAGAAAGTAAGCGGCAAATCACCTTACGCCACCTTGCCCGGCTAAATGGCGGGGAGCCGCTCACCCTGGAGCAGGCAGCGTATGACATGAGGCTGCTTACTGCCGGAGAAAAAGACAGCCTGTGGCAGACCAAACTGGCTATGGACCCGGCTCTGCAGCAACTGCAAAAGCAACAGGCCATAGCTGAACAGCAACTAAAGCTGACCCGGCATCAGGTACTCCCTGACCTTACGGCGGGATATAACTACCAGAACGATTCGCAGGTAAGCTTTTCGGGAGTATATGCAGGCCTGAGCATACCCCTCTGGAGCAGCCGCCATACCGTAAAGGCCGCACGCAAAGACCTGGAATACAAAGACAACCATGCCGAAGCCACTATCATAAAGGCCCGTGCGGAATTTGACGAACAGTTCAGCCAGCTACAGCATAAGGCACACAAATACCGCGAGTACCGGCAAACACTGGGCGAACTAAACACAGAGGACTTGCTGCTACAGGCCTACCGGCTGGGGGAATTATCCTTCATAGCATACTACCAGGAGCTGGACTTTTATCGCCAGGCTTACGACACGATGCTGGAAATGGAAAAGACGCTTTTTCAGCTCCAGACCGACCTTTTAAAACATACTCTTTGA
- a CDS encoding tol-pal system YbgF family protein: MKYAFALLTSLIISGNAFSPSDATALPPDEAAFELAMEFYHDESYKVALDMFSEFMDDFPESDLLARADYNRAMLLLYNGRHEEAIPVFKEILVSGYNEHDETGGIMEQYALYKHHSATHLALVYLEREEWDSAATYIRMFDEVYPYQHFCGNELTADAIFTSLCYARLYRGQGQPEKAIKELLPHIFDSGLADHSEVQDMLIELLDETYTGEEATGIMEKAVNSVKVKKNQVQMRLFGEKITLNRYWYIYDDNGEMDDLSEKDKAIIMIRSNVVFTRYL, translated from the coding sequence ATGAAATATGCTTTTGCCTTACTAACCAGCCTGATCATTTCCGGAAATGCTTTTTCACCATCAGACGCTACCGCCCTGCCGCCGGATGAAGCGGCTTTTGAACTGGCGATGGAGTTTTACCATGATGAATCATATAAAGTGGCCCTCGATATGTTCAGTGAGTTTATGGATGATTTTCCGGAAAGTGACCTGCTGGCCCGTGCTGACTATAATAGGGCTATGCTGCTTTTGTATAACGGCCGGCATGAGGAGGCTATTCCGGTTTTTAAGGAGATACTGGTCTCTGGCTATAATGAACATGATGAGACAGGGGGCATAATGGAGCAGTACGCCCTGTACAAACACCATAGCGCGACCCACCTGGCATTGGTCTACCTGGAAAGGGAGGAGTGGGACAGTGCGGCCACGTATATCCGTATGTTTGACGAGGTATACCCCTATCAGCACTTCTGTGGCAATGAGCTTACTGCCGATGCTATATTTACCTCCCTGTGCTATGCCCGGCTGTACCGGGGCCAGGGGCAGCCGGAAAAAGCCATAAAGGAACTCTTACCCCACATCTTCGACAGCGGCCTGGCAGACCACAGCGAAGTACAGGACATGCTTATCGAGCTGCTGGATGAAACTTATACCGGGGAGGAGGCGACCGGGATCATGGAAAAAGCGGTTAATTCGGTAAAAGTGAAGAAGAATCAGGTACAGATGCGGCTTTTCGGAGAAAAAATAACCTTGAACAGGTACTGGTATATTTATGATGATAATGGAGAGATGGACGATTTGTCGGAGAAAGATAAAGCAATAATAATGATCCGTAGCAACGTCGTTTTTACCCGGTACCTCTAA
- a CDS encoding GNAT family N-acetyltransferase gives MEAITYRLLQPDEAGEYRTLRLRCLKENPMAFATSFEEEQANEKLRFHEAIASGDPDDFVMGAFQGPSCVGICGHLREKKGKARHTGRLLQVYVHSEQQGRGVGSKLILATVDHVFNKLGVEMVTLGVVARNEGALSTYTRLGFEQYGLLKKYLYYEGNYYDEVLMAKYK, from the coding sequence GTGGAAGCTATAACATACCGCCTGCTTCAGCCTGATGAGGCAGGCGAATACCGCACACTCAGGCTACGCTGCCTCAAAGAAAATCCCATGGCATTTGCTACGAGTTTTGAAGAAGAGCAGGCGAATGAAAAGCTACGTTTTCATGAGGCGATAGCGTCCGGCGACCCGGATGATTTTGTGATGGGGGCTTTTCAGGGCCCTTCCTGCGTAGGCATATGCGGGCATTTGCGTGAAAAAAAAGGTAAGGCCAGGCACACCGGCCGGCTGCTGCAGGTATATGTACATTCGGAACAGCAGGGCAGGGGGGTAGGCTCAAAGCTGATCCTTGCTACGGTAGATCACGTATTTAATAAATTAGGGGTCGAAATGGTCACCCTGGGCGTGGTAGCCCGTAACGAGGGGGCCCTGTCCACCTACACCCGGCTGGGTTTTGAACAATATGGCCTGCTTAAAAAGTATCTTTATTATGAAGGTAACTACTATGATGAGGTGCTGATGGCGAAATATAAATAA
- a CDS encoding Crp/Fnr family transcriptional regulator — MAGKQTPNVKCEDCEFRQQSLFGVLCGHELDDLNEAKSCTAYKKGQVLLYEGTRPLGVFCINRGKVKVYKLGIDGKEQIIRIAKEGDILGYKAMISNETYPVTAETLEPCTICFLPKTDFLSLLSNNQEFNQKLLQAVCHELGVMADNLTNLAQKSVRERLAVTLLMLRDTYGIDGEREEVEINLTREDLANIVGTATETLIRLLHDFKEENLIITKGRKITVTDPKGLVKVGRL, encoded by the coding sequence ATGGCAGGAAAACAAACCCCAAATGTAAAATGTGAGGATTGTGAGTTCAGACAGCAGTCGCTGTTCGGCGTGCTTTGCGGCCATGAGCTGGATGATCTGAACGAAGCAAAATCCTGTACCGCCTATAAAAAAGGCCAGGTACTTTTATATGAAGGAACTCGCCCCCTGGGTGTATTTTGCATTAATAGGGGTAAGGTAAAAGTGTATAAGCTGGGTATAGATGGTAAGGAGCAAATAATCCGTATTGCCAAAGAGGGTGATATCCTCGGCTATAAGGCCATGATCAGTAATGAGACCTACCCCGTGACCGCTGAAACCCTCGAGCCCTGCACCATCTGCTTCCTGCCCAAAACCGATTTTCTCAGTCTGCTATCCAATAACCAGGAGTTTAACCAAAAACTGCTACAGGCCGTATGTCACGAACTCGGCGTAATGGCGGATAACCTTACGAACCTGGCACAGAAAAGTGTACGCGAACGCCTGGCCGTTACGCTGCTCATGCTCAGGGATACCTATGGGATAGATGGTGAGCGGGAAGAGGTGGAGATCAATTTAACGCGTGAAGATCTGGCGAATATTGTAGGTACGGCCACAGAGACGCTCATACGCCTGCTGCATGACTTTAAGGAAGAGAACCTTATCATTACCAAAGGCCGCAAGATCACTGTCACAGACCCTAAAGGCCTGGTGAAAGTGGGACGCCTTTAA